In the genome of Plasmodium chabaudi chabaudi strain AS genome assembly, chromosome: 6, one region contains:
- a CDS encoding O-phosphoseryl-tRNA(Sec) selenium transferase, putative: protein MLQSYRGEEPSGDGGNKNKYSLLTSQIMNQKDGLIKNLLNHGRIPNEGLNEVTIMSILYQISLQNLCNSEKNVKIGERESRIYSSIVRNKYFGFGHGIGRSGNLEDVQPKSAGNSLLCKMTTNMVKYLIKSFGIKKCEDVYILPYATGMCISTCLLYLKGIRKDSEWVIISRIDHKTCYKCLDFCNLKYIVVDMIFINDELQTDEKKIENLMKKLNEKICCIITVTSSYAPRNSDNILKISQLCNKYDIPHVINNGFGLQCTYICKEIQKCYESKGRIDFVVQSCDKNFLLPINGGIVFSSNAKMMKELKKTYPGRTPVNVYLDLFVTLLELGKNKIMSLREKRVEHFNWINEQVQKICLKYNLKLIKTNKNKISIAINLNHLYNYCGYTNPKIINMLGSFLFYRNVTGHRVICSPTLIRQNILKQIEKQEMEKRQNTECQEVNENAQTSGSANMGDTTKWDEEMIDGDVPGDDDLKLDEEVVRVNKLIGFENLKRMYYKLNAKNKIVIGNKIFHDFGSSCSNYPYSYIAFSCVIGIEKDELQKFVTKLDESIAHFIDTFKRKNSNALKEELANPTTSAVQHLEIGN, encoded by the exons ATGTTGCAAAGTTACAGAGGAGAGGAGCCCTCTGGTGATGGTGGGaacaaaaataagtatTCTTTATTAACGAGTCag ATAATGAACCAAAAGGATGGCttgataaaaaa TTTACTAAATCATGGACGAATACCAAATGAAGGACTCAATGAAGTAACGATTATGAGTATTCTGTATCAAATATCTTTGCAAAATTT ATGCAATAGTGAGAAGAATGTAAAAATCGGTGAAAGGGAAAGTCGCATATACAGTTCTATTGTTCGGAATAAGTACTTTGGTTTTGGGCATGGCATAGGGAG GTCGGGGAACTTGGAAGACGTGCAGCCGAAAAGCGCAGGGAACAGCCTATTGTGTAAAATGACAACGAATATggttaaatatttaataaagagttttggaataaaaaaatgtgaagatgtatatatattaccaTATGCAACTGGTATGTGTATATCTACTTGtttattgtatttaaaaGGGATTAGAAAAGATAGTGAATGGGTTATAATATCTAGGATTGATCATAAGACTTGTTATAAATGCTTAgatttttgtaatttaaaatatatagtagTCGAtatgatatttattaatgatGAATTACAAacagatgaaaaaaaaatagaaaatttgatgaaaaaattaaatgaaaaaatatgttgtaTTATTACTGTAACATCTAGTTATGCACCTAGAAATTcagataatattttaaaaatttcacaattatgtaataaatatgatataccCCATGTTATTAATAATGGATTTGGTTTACAATGTACCTACATTTGTAAAGAGATTCAGAAATGTTATGAATCAAAAGGAAGAATAGATTTTGTTGTTCAAAGTtgtgataaaaattttctatTACCAATTAATGGAGGTATAGTATTTAGTTCTAATgcaaaaatgatgaaagaattaaaaaaaacatatccAGGAAGAACACCAGTTAATGTATATCTAGATTTATTTGTTACTTTACTTGAGttaggaaaaaataaaataatgtcaTTAAGAGAAAAAAGAGTTGAACATTTTAATTGGATAAATGAACAagttcaaaaaatatgtttaaaatataatttaaaattaataaaaacaaataaaaataaaatatctaTTGCTATTAATCttaatcatttatataattattgtgGATATACAAAtccaaaaattataaatatgcttGGCTCTTTTCTATTTTACCGAAATGTAACAGGGCATCGTGTCATTTGTTCTCCCACCCTTATCAGACAAAACATTTTGAAACAAATTGAGAAGCaagaaatggaaaaaagacaaaataCAGAATGTCAAGAAGTAAACGAAAATGCTCAAACGTCAGGAAGTGCCAATATGGGTGATACTACAAAATGGGATGAAGAAATGATTGATGGAGACGTCCCTGGTGATGATGATTTAAAATTGGATGAAGAAGTAGTTAGAGTAAACAAGCTGATTGGCTTTGagaatttaaaaagaatgtattataaattgaatgcaaaaaataaaatagttataggaaataaaatatttcatgaTTTTGGATCAAGCTGTAGTAATTATCCATATTCGTATATTGCATTTTCATGTGTAATTGGAATTGAAAAAGATGAACTTCAAAAATTTGTTACAAAGCTTGATGAGTCTATTGCACATTTTATTGATAcctttaaaagaaaaaatagtaacGCATTAAAAGAGGAACTAGCCAACCCAACTACCTCAGCAGTGCAACATTTAGAAATAGGAAACTGA